GGGAGTTAAAAGAGATGGAAGCTAATGGGTTGATTAAGCGAACGGTAACCCCTTCCATACCGGTGGGTGTCGAATACAACTCAACCGAGTACTGCCATTCGTTTGGTGACATTATTCTAGAGATGATCAAATGGGGTAAGCAGCATCGGGAACGGCTAAAAAATCAGGATAGGTAATAACTTAATTTGTTGTGGAGAGCCTTCGAGTCCCAACAAGGTCATTCTCAAAAAAGGCTTCCTTAGGCATAAAAAAAGCTCCCACTTAGGGGAGCTTGCCGCTTCGGGGGAGCTCAGTTAGCGAGTTCGCATCCGATAAATCGTCCGGCCACGGAGACCCACTAAGGGGCCACCTACTTCAATAATACGGGGCCGAGCCGGGCGGTTGATGTGCATTAATTTAGTGTTCATTGTCTTTGTTGTTTGTGAATGTGCTACAAAGATGAGGGGAAGTAACCAAGTCCGCAAAGAAAAACTGGTCAAGCGTCGATTTATGGGGATAAACCACTTAAAACGAACGATAAGTGGCGAGAAGTTAGAATTGACTTATTCTAATAAATAACGCAATATAGTTTTGGCTTTTATCGTCTAAAATGAAGATGTAGGATTATTTCAGGAGGCCAAAAGAAAGCCAGACGACGAAAAAGTCACCTGGCTTTGGGTTTCGCTCTGTGTATAGTTCTAGACCCGCGTTCAAGTGAGTATAGGCTACTTCGAGCGAAATACACAAACTAAACTAGGGCTAAATGAAATTGTTTGAGAGTAGAGTGATCTTTTTACATTTCTAAAATTATGAAGGATTGCTTTTCAAACTGAGCATCCCATAGTTTTAGAAAACGAACCACGTATGTTACCAACTGGCGTTGATAGTTTATAAAACGTTCCGTCTCATTAAACGCTCCATCTTGAGACGAAGGAGCGTTTTCATGTATCTACTCGTTAATTCGGCGTGTCAGTAAATAGTAAACTTGCCACAATTTAACGGGTAAAGTGTCAGGTGCAAGTCAAGAATAGGGCAATAAGCCACCTCCCACAGTAGGAAACACAAGTGTAACACTCTGTTATAAAAATACTTTTTGTGTTATGCTTAAGCATTGGTGGAAAGCCTTAACCATTCTGATTCTGGCCTATGTCTTCATCGCGGGGTTGATGAGCCCGGTGCCCAAATTGCCCATTTTACACGAAGCCATCCGCAATACATTCTTCCATCCCCCTCTTTGGATCGCCATGATGATCTTGCTGTTCGCATCGGCCATCATGGCGATCCGCTATCTAAGAAAAGGAAAGCTGGATGACGATCTTATTTCGGTTGAGCTGGCCAACACGGCTCTCTTATTTGGGGTGTTAGGCTGTATTACTGGCTCCGTGTGGGCCTATTTCGCTTGGGGCGATTTGTGGCCTAACGATCCTAAAACCAATGGAGTAGCCGTGGGCATGCTGTTGTACCTGGCCTATTTTGTGTTACGGGGGCCAGTGGATGATGAGATGCGTCGGGCCAGGATATCAGCCGTTTATAACATTTTTGCCTTTGCTGTTTTCATTCCGCTCATTCTCATCTTACCCCGATTGACAGATTCATTGCATCCTGGTAACGGAGGGAATCCAGGGTTTAACCAATACGATGCCGATAATTCCATCAAGCGCATCATCAGACCCGCTTTTGTGGGCTTCACTTTACTGGGTTTTTGGATTACTCAGCTTCGGGTCAGATTACGCCGGTTGGAAACGCTGCTCGATGAGCAAGACGACCTGAACAAGGCCTCCACAAAGCAGTCATCCGATGTACAAAATACGCCAAACTTATAAATAGCTTTTTATGGATCAGTTAACGGAATTATTACGCCAGGATGGTAAGATATGGGTAGTTATAGCGGTGATGAGTATTGTCCTATTCGGCTGGTTAGTGTATCTGGTTGGGATTGGTCATCGAGTCAGTAAAATTAAGAAACGAACTCATAGTTAATGTTTCTCATAAAAGGCTCCAAAGTGAGACGAGGAAAGATTGACGTATCCGTATTTCGGGCGTTTTATAAAATGGTAGTACGGACATGGGCTAGTCAATAAAATAAGTACCATTTACTCATATGTAAGAAGCTTAATGCCAATAGTTTAGTAGTATTAGTGGCTATCATAATCGTCTTAAACACTCATGTTATGTCTACCCATACTTCTACTCAGAGGCTCGGTTGGTTGATCGCCTTGTTGCTACTGGTCTGCTGGAATTTGCAGGCCGAGGATAGGCTTCCCTTAACTAAGACGCATACAAGTCAGTCGACAACGTATTTTCATGAACCCAATACGGCTATCGTCCCCGCCCTCATCAGCCTGACGGCTACCGCTGGGGTGCCGTTTCAATACCAGTTACCGGCCTTACTGCCCTACATTAGCACGATTTACACCTCACCACAATTACCGGGTAATGGATTGAGCATATCTTACGAAACATTACCTCCATCCATCGTTGGTACACCAAACGCCACAGACGTGATGAACCTGACCATCAATGCCAATCTTACCGTAAACAGTCAGCCAGAATCGGCCTCTGTGGCTATTACCATCACAGTTAATCCACCTACCCCCATCAGTCTGACGGCTACGGCTGGCGTGCCGTTTACCTATGAGATACCGGTTTTAATACACGAAAATAATGCGGGCTACACCTCGCCCCAGCTACCAGCTAATGGATTGGGGTTGTCTTATGATACCTATCCGCCTTCCATTAGTGGCACGCCCAACGCCACAGGAGTGATGAACTTAACCATCAACTCGTCGAACATGTCGAATGGACAGTCGCATGCAGCCTGGGTACCCATCAGCATCACCGTTACGGACCCCACGCCCATCAGTCTAACCGCCACGGCGGGGGTGCCATTTACCTACCAAATACCTGTCCTATTGTCTTCTAACGGCACGTTCTACACCTCGCCCCAGCTACCAGCTAATGGATTGAGTACATCCTATTTGACTTATCCCCCATCCATCGTCGGTACTCCTCTAGCCAGTGGAGTGATGAACCTGACTATTAACGCGTCGAATGGTCAGCCAGAATCGGCCTGGGTGCCCATTACTCTCACGGTTCATCCATCACCCACTAGCTTCGCCATTTCCACCATCAACCTGATCAGTTGTCAGCCGATTGATAACGCCCATCGACTGATCAAGTTGAACCCGGTATATACGGGCCTGACGGGCGAGAAGATTACCCTGGCTATTGCTTACGATAACTTCATCACCGATCAGCCTGGCCCCTATACCCTTCAGGTATCTACTAATCAGACCATTCTCACCTTTATCGCCCAACAAGGAAGCAACACGGCCATTTATAACTACCGCTGGCTGGATGCCTGTACGGTAGGGCCGTCCAATCAGCAACCGACTACGACCGGTATTCCCCCCCAAATGGCCCAGCCAGGGCAAGCCTATCAACTTAGCTTGGCTAACTACTTTGTCGATCCAGATGGAAATCCCTTAACATTTACCGTATCCGGCCTGCCCTCGCCCCTAACCCTAACTGGGACTATTATTAGTGGTACGCCCTCCGGCACAGGCAGTTTTCCCATCAGTGTAACGGCGGTTGATCCAGGAGGATTATTTATCTCGACTACTTTCCAACTCAGTGTGAATGGGATCACTCCACCCACTCAGTCCTTTGCGTTGGTTAGCGTGACCACGAGTGGCTGTCAGAATCTAGGGGGTACTCAACGGCAGGTAACGTTTACTCCGGAGTATACGGGACTGACGGGCGATCCGATCGTGCTGGCGATGACTAATGGCTACATCACCACCCAGGCTGGTCCTTACACCCAGACCTTATCGACTGACCAACCGCTGTTGACCCTGATTGCTCAGCAGGATGGGGCCACCTCCGTCTACAATTACAACTGGCTTTCGGCTTGTGGTAGCAGTGCGCGTCGGGCGGGCGAGGAGCCTTCTCCATCCTTACAGGTGACGGTGTTGGGCAATCCGGTGCAAGGTCAGCAGGTGGAGTTGGCGATTCAGGGCGTGGTCGGGCGTTGGGTGGAGGTATCGGTGCTGGATGCTCAAGGTCGCTCTGCTCATCAGCAACGGTTGGACTGGTCCCCGGATAGGGTGCGAGTCAGTGTTCCTTTAGGTGCGGGAATGGGTGTGCAGCTGGTGAAGGTACAGACTGCGCATCAATCTCAAACGGTGAAAGTCATCAAGATCCATTAAGCAAGGCGTTATACGCTCCTGCACCACACCCATGGGAAGATCCTCTCGGGGTTGGTGTAGGAGCGTATTTTAAGTTTAAGCGAACAAAATAGACGGAAGTTACGCCGTATCAAAATACCCTCGTGGCTGTTGCACAACCCTGCTTAGGAATATAAATGGCCTTTTCTGTATCTTCAGGGATGCAAGGCCGAAAAGACTATACCGATAAATGCATTACCAATTTTCAGCTGTCCAGCCGCATCCCTGAGCACAACCTCTACCGCCGGTTAAAAGAGACGCTCGATCTGACTGCTCCGGCAGCCCGGCTTCATCTATGAGGCCACTAAACAGCTCTAGGGCCATACTGGCAACCCGTCGATTGACCCAGTCGTATTCCGCTCCGATTTCTATGATCTATGCAAGCGTTGAGACATAAGTTTTGTCATATTTCTCCTTTCGTCGAACCACTGCGTACACTCGGTGAATGAGCTTGTTTCGAATGGCATTTAATACTAACATTTTGTTCTTGCCTTCGGCCACTTTACGCTGGTAATAGGTACGCAGTTCCCCTTCCGTTCGTATGCATGACATAGCCCCTAGATGGAACTACGCTTTCAAGCGTTTCCTGGCTTGATGACTAACTCTAGTCTTGCCCCGGATACTTGTTCCTGAGCGGTACTCGAAGGGGGCTACTCCTGCGTGACAAGCCATTTGTTTAGGATCAGTAATCGTAGTCATCTCGTTCGTCACAACAATGATTTCTGTAGCGGTTGTCGAGCCAATACCAGGTACAGAAACAATCCACTCAAAGAGTTCTTTAAGTCGGCCATCGTTTTGAATAAGTTTGTTGATCTGCTGTTCGATGGCCTTCTGTTCGTCCTTGAGGGCGATTAATGACTTACGGGAGCTGCGCTGGAGTTGCTTTTGTAAAAGGGGATTGATAAATGAATCTTGTTCAGCTAGGGGACCAGCCAACAGATTATATGCTTGAATAAGACGCTGGCGAGCAGCACTTAGAAACGCTAACTGCTGAATAACAGGGCGAGGAGGCTGCCACAGGCGAATTTGATCACGAAAACGATAAGCATATTCGGCAATGCGGTAAGCATCAACAGTGTCATTTTTACCCCGCTGCATACCACCCGCTTGCTTGATTTGCAGACTACTTTCCAGCCAAATCGGCAGTCGTAGTTTATGAAGAAATTCCAACAGATGCGCATTATATATTCCCGTGTGCTCCATGCAAAATACGACTTGAGTTATATCCCAACCCGGTACTGATTTCAGTTGGCGAAGGGCTAGTTTGATACCAGCCACCGTGTTTGGCGTGTGCAAATGGAGTAAGGAACCTTGTCGGTTGTAAACGGCCCAATCTAATGTAGCCTTGGCAATGTCGATACCGATGTAGTGGAGAAAGTCCATAAAACAATTTAGTTTTGATCCATCAGTCAATCGAACCTGCCTTCACTCAAACCCTTGTAATGGGCCGCGAACCCGTCTTTCTATCTGAGTCGATGCAAGTTCATCAGAGTGGGAACCTGAATCGGAGCATAGGTCTTTCCTCGGCGACCCGTTAGGTTAGCCCCACTCTGGTTGACTGCTGGCAACTTACCAATTCTTGGAAGATTACCAGCCCTCAAACCTAAAGGGCGGCCCGGTTTAAGTTCATGCTGATCGGTTGCCTGGAGAATATTACCTCTGACAGAAAGTTAGTCGAGCATTGCTCTCTGCGGTTGGATATGCTGTATTTCCTGGGCTATAACCTGGATGAGCCATTACCCTGGCACTCCACATTGAGCCGTACCCGCCAACTCTACCCGGAAGCACTCTTTGAGTTACTATTTGACAAAGTATTCACTCTATGCGTGGCCAACAATATGACGGTCCGCCGCTGCGGTGGCAGGTCGGCGGGTTGCCATTGACTCAGCCCCGGTTAAAGCCAATGCGTCGATGGAACGACTGCTCGAAAAACAACCCAATTTACCTGGTCCTAGGCTGGTTCAGTCGGTTGAAAATCAGCATGAGTCAGTAACTTCTATAGCCACACTCAGCCCCCGTCAAGCTGCATCTGTAATTAGTGCTGCCGATCAACCAGTTAAGACAGTTAAAAAAGCGCCAGCAAAACTTGAAGAGCGCACCAAAAACTCTAGGGGCTGGCAACGAAAAGGCCAAGTTACTCAGCAACCGCAACGGCGGACCGTAAAACCCATTACAGTCCTGCCGATCCCGATGCCCGTATTTCCATCAAGCCGCAGCGGCGGACCGTCGGGCAAAGCTCGTAAACTCAATTACCATTGTAGCTTGGCGGTTGATACCGCCGAAGGCGTCATCAGTCATGTGCAGGCCGATTTTGCCGATGGTCGAGATAGCCAGAACCTACCTGACATTACCTTGAAGCTTCAACAACGGTTGGCTCATAATGAGCTACGCCTTGAAGAAATACTGGCTGATACTGGCTACTCCAATAGTGCTAATTATGCTTTACTGGAAGGGTGGAACATCACCGGATGGATACCTGTCTTCGGTCACTATAAATCCCAAATCGAAGGCTTTTCCTATCATCCTCAAGCAGATCACTTTACCTGCTCGGTGGGCAAGCATTTAGTGTTTAAGACGTTTGACAAGAACGAGGATGGGGGCTGGCTGAAGGTGTATCGAGCAGCTTATCAAGACTGTCAACAGTGCCCCCTCAAATCCAGCTGCGTTCCCAAGAGGTGGTCCGCCACCGCGGCAATGCCGCCAAATTATTCGGACGGCCTATGATCCCTTCTATCGTCGAGCCTTGGTGGAGATTTCGGAGATAGAGACCATCTGATTTCGGTACAAGCTGACCACCCGATTCCGCGACTAATTGACCAGGTGATTTCGGCCTAAACTGACCACCTCGTCTTGATGAAAAGCTGGCTGTAGAAGTACCCATACTTTTGGAAGATGAACTACCAACTTCCAAACCCGTATGGCTAACTCGACAATCAGCATGAGCAAGATTCGACACATCTTTCGGCTATTTAGCCAGGGACGTAGCAAACTCTCCATCGCCACCCAAATTGGTGTTTCCCGGAACACTGTCAAGCGTTATTTGACCGCCCTGGCCGCTAGTGGACTTACCTATGAAGATATCCGTACCCTGACCGACAAGGATCTGGAAGACTTATTTGGCAAGACCCCTGAGCCCAAGCTCGATCCACGCTTGACTATTCTGCAAGCTTACCTGCCTCAGGTCGATAAAGAACTCAAACGAAAGGGAGTCACTCGACTGATGTTGTGGGAAGCTTACCGCAATGACCATTCTGATGGCTTTCACTACACCCAGTTCTGTTTTTACTATAACCAATGGAAGGCTCGGGTACAACCCGTGATGCATCTGGATCATAAAGCAGGCGACAAACTATTTGTCGATTTCGCGGGTGTTAAGTTGAGTCTAGTCGATTTAACAACGGGGGAAGAAAAGCCCGTTGAAGTCTTCATCGCCATTCTAGGCGCTAGTCAACTGACCTATGTGCAGGCGGTAATGAGTCAGCAAAAAGAAGACTTCATTGCGGCTTGCGAAAACGCGCTGCACTATTGTGGGGGTGTACCAGCCGCCATCGTTCCCGA
This window of the Spirosoma aerolatum genome carries:
- a CDS encoding transposase, yielding MLIGCLENITSDRKLVEHCSLRLDMLYFLGYNLDEPLPWHSTLSRTRQLYPEALFELLFDKVFTLCVANNMTVRRCGGRSAGCH
- the ccsA gene encoding cytochrome c biogenesis protein CcsA, with the translated sequence MLKHWWKALTILILAYVFIAGLMSPVPKLPILHEAIRNTFFHPPLWIAMMILLFASAIMAIRYLRKGKLDDDLISVELANTALLFGVLGCITGSVWAYFAWGDLWPNDPKTNGVAVGMLLYLAYFVLRGPVDDEMRRARISAVYNIFAFAVFIPLILILPRLTDSLHPGNGGNPGFNQYDADNSIKRIIRPAFVGFTLLGFWITQLRVRLRRLETLLDEQDDLNKASTKQSSDVQNTPNL
- a CDS encoding IS110 family transposase, whose amino-acid sequence is MDFLHYIGIDIAKATLDWAVYNRQGSLLHLHTPNTVAGIKLALRQLKSVPGWDITQVVFCMEHTGIYNAHLLEFLHKLRLPIWLESSLQIKQAGGMQRGKNDTVDAYRIAEYAYRFRDQIRLWQPPRPVIQQLAFLSAARQRLIQAYNLLAGPLAEQDSFINPLLQKQLQRSSRKSLIALKDEQKAIEQQINKLIQNDGRLKELFEWIVSVPGIGSTTATEIIVVTNEMTTITDPKQMACHAGVAPFEYRSGTSIRGKTRVSHQARKRLKA
- a CDS encoding transposase: MERLLEKQPNLPGPRLVQSVENQHESVTSIATLSPRQAASVISAADQPVKTVKKAPAKLEERTKNSRGWQRKGQVTQQPQRRTVKPITVLPIPMPVFPSSRSGGPSGKARKLNYHCSLAVDTAEGVISHVQADFADGRDSQNLPDITLKLQQRLAHNELRLEEILADTGYSNSANYALLEGWNITGWIPVFGHYKSQIEGFSYHPQADHFTCSVGKHLVFKTFDKNEDGGWLKVYRAAYQDCQQCPLKSSCVPKRWSATAAMPPNYSDGL